One segment of Toxoplasma gondii ME49 chromosome VI, whole genome shotgun sequence DNA contains the following:
- a CDS encoding hypothetical protein (encoded by transcript TGME49_243355), which produces MDPRCSQIPESRNGCSEMIPVHKTFLLTGHNNLCREVAKWQLAFRFRMVRHSVLRVALTGSQENCRRTYYGQRTAEACAAANPPVVL; this is translated from the exons ATGGACCCGCGGTGTTCCCAGATTCCAGAGTCCCGTAACGGTTGCTCTGAGATGATCCCCGTTCACAAG ACATTTCTGCTGACGGGGCACAACAATCTTTGCCGGGAGGTGGCGAAGTGGCAACTGGCCTTCCGTTTTCGGATGGTCCGTCACTCGGTTTTGCGGGTCGCATTGACCGGCTCACAGGAAAACTGTCGACGCACATATTACGGCCAACGAACTGCTGAAGCTTGTGCCGCTGCAAATCCGCCTGTTGTGCTTTGA